The Periplaneta americana isolate PAMFEO1 chromosome 2, P.americana_PAMFEO1_priV1, whole genome shotgun sequence genome has a window encoding:
- the LOC138691931 gene encoding akirin-2-like yields MACATLKRTLDFDPVHNHGRPSKRRRCVPMCMSPNTPPTKQHELNPSPFGEVCPKLTPEKMAASIREEIHRLHRRKQLNFYPGHDHSSQESSSDGAMDSPGSPTTSSFATTYSSSTKEKPLFTFRQVGLICERMLKERESQIREEYDRVLNTKLSEQYDAFVKFTYDQIQKRFEAAAVPSYLS; encoded by the coding sequence ATGGCTTGCGCTACCTTGAAAAGAACGCTGGATTTCGACCCAGTTCATAATCATGGGAGACCTTCCAAACGTCGAAGATGTGTTCCAATGTGTATGTCTCCAAACACACCACCAACAAAACAACATGAGCTTAATCCTTCGCCATTTGGAGAAGTTTGCCCGAAGTTGACACCTGAGAAAATGGCAGCTAGTATTCGAGAAGAAATACACCGATTGCATCGCCGCAAGCAGTTGAACTTTTATCCAGGGCATGATCACAGCAGTCAAGAATCTTCCTCTGATGGTGCCATGGACTCCCCAGGATCTCCAACTACCTCAAGCTTTGCTACCACATACTCTTCAAGCACCAAGGAGAAGCCTTTGTTCACCTTTCGGCAGGTTGGTTTAATTTGTGAGCGCATGCTGAAAGAACGTGAGAGTCAAATCCGAGAGGAGTATGATCGTGTCTTGAACACCAAGCTCTCTGAACAGTATGACGCCTTTGTCAAGTTCACATATGATCAAATTCAGAAGCGCTTTGAAGCAGCTGCAGTGCCAAGTTATCTCTCCTAA